One Thermococcus sp. DNA segment encodes these proteins:
- a CDS encoding transcription factor S has translation MKFCPKCGNLMLPDRKRKVWVCRVCGYEEPFDEKKDREKTRITQKVEHKPDEEIVVIEQDIKTLPTTKVTCPKCGNDTAYWWEMQTRAGDEPSTIFYKCTKCGYVWRAYE, from the coding sequence ATGAAGTTCTGTCCCAAGTGCGGTAACCTCATGCTTCCCGACAGGAAAAGAAAGGTCTGGGTTTGTAGGGTTTGCGGTTATGAGGAGCCCTTTGACGAAAAGAAAGACAGAGAAAAGACTAGAATAACACAGAAAGTTGAGCACAAGCCCGATGAGGAGATAGTAGTCATCGAGCAGGACATAAAGACGTTGCCGACGACGAAGGTCACCTGTCCGAAGTGCGGTAACGATACTGCCTACTGGTGGGAGATGCAGACGAGGGCTGGAGATGAGCCGAGCACGATATTCTATAAGTGCACCAAGTGTGGCTACGTGTGGAGGGCCTACGAGTGA